The Oryzias melastigma strain HK-1 linkage group LG6, ASM292280v2, whole genome shotgun sequence genome includes a window with the following:
- the si:ch211-194m7.4 gene encoding olfactomedin, whose amino-acid sequence MLFLLLLLLPGGAQTQRVVGKKEGGSCQCEVNSTWWMFPAGKYEAVEQQVQTCEANVMNLLAQVMVSSESLPDIQAQLNNATARLQPFQYLSQRGLYTALSLRQLGQELSQLEADIGVIHREQNSPQTQKLSKEVEKLQKDVSRIQSTEIVNMKSVKEKVRNLKNNVQSCRTIPKDFTGQSRNCKKGLMKGISEPVTTKISPFGKSYISGSWGKQAKMDGDEQKNSYWVQPLVSSHIYGNTLRIYQNFEDFMSSSRYRDFTFAPSHTHTNSIEGPSAVLYGEALYYHCYRSAEVCRYDLNTNAIKRAKLPGTAEEYNNKFPYCYYDCRSHSDVDVEADETGLWAIYATMGNHGNLVVSRLIWDEDAAVLNVSQTWETRLFKKAVSNAFMACGVLYASRYVNEDQEEVFYAFDTATGKEDNTLALPLQKVAKGMASLSYNPTNKQIYMYSDGYLLAYQALF is encoded by the exons Atgctgtttctgctgctgctgctgctgccg GGGGGCGCTCAGACTCAGCGCGTGGTGGGAAAGAAGGAAGGCGGCTCATGCCAGTGTGAGGTGAACTCCACCTGGTGGATGTTTCCTGCCGGGAAGTACGAGGCGGTGGAGCAGCAGGTCCAGACCTGCGAGGCCAATGTGATGAACCTGCTGGCACAG GTGATGGTCTCCAGCGAGAGTCTTCCTGACATCCAGGCCCAGTTGAACAACGCGACGGCCCGCCTACAGCCGTTCCAGTACCTGAGCCAGCGGGGCCTGTACACAGCGCTGTCCCTGCGCCAGCTGGGCCAGGAGCTCAGCCAACTGGAGGCTGACATTGGAGTCATCCACAGGGAGCAGAACTCCCCCCAGACCCAAAAACTCTCTAAAGAG gtggaaaaactgcaaaaagatGTGAGTCGGATTCAGTCGACAGAAATTGTTAACATGAAGTCTGTCAAGGAGAAGGTGCGTAACCTGAAGAACAATGTCCAGTCCTGCAGAACAATCCCCAAAGACTTCACAG GTCAGAGCAGGAACTGCAAGAAGGGCCTGATGAAGGGCATCAGTGAGCCAGTCACCACAAAGATCAGCCCCTTTGGAAAGAGCTACATCTCTGGTTCCTGGGGCAAACAGGCAAAAATGGACGGTGACGAACAAAAGAATAGTTACTGGGTTCAGCCTCTGGTCAGCAGCCACATTTATGGGAACACGCTACGCATCTACCAGAACTTTGAGGACTTCATGTCGTCCTCCAGATACAGAGACTTCACCTTTGCTCCATCCCACACCCATACCAACTCCATAGAGGGCCCCAGTGCTGTACTGTACGGTGAGGCTCTGTACTATCACTGCTACCGCTCTGCAGAGGTCTGCCGCTATGACCTGAATACCAACGCCATCAAACGGGCCAAACTTCCAGGCACTGCAGAGGAATACAACAACAAGTTTCCCTACTGCTACTATGACTGCCGCAGCCACAGCGATGTGGACGTGGAGGCAGATGAAACTGGACTGTGGGCCATATACGCCACCATGGGTAACCATGGCAACCTGGTGGTGAGCAGGTTGATTTGGGACGAGGACGCTGCGGTGCTCAACGTGTCACAGACATGGGAGACGAGGCTGTTCAAGAAGGCAGTTAGCAATGCTTTCATGGCCTGCGGCGTGCTCTACGCCTCTCGTTACGTGAATGAAGACCAAGAGGAAGTCTTCTATGCCTTTGACACCGCCACAGGGAAAGAGGACAACACCCTGGCCCTGCCACTGCAGAAGGTAGCCAAAGGCATGGCCAGCCTGAGCTACAACCCAACCAACAAGCAGATCTACATGTACAGCGACGGATACCTGCTGGCCTATCAGGCGCTCTTCTGA